The following coding sequences are from one Devosia neptuniae window:
- a CDS encoding sugar ABC transporter permease has product MTGTENPTPLDRADIRVRHDEGASGAIRAFWDRVRSGDLGALPVVVGLIVIWTVFTALNPVFLSSANLVNLLFDSSTVGVIALGVVLMLMVGEIDLSIGSVSGFSSALLGVLWVNQGWPVALAILAAIVVGGLIGLLYAQLYNRFGMPSFVATLAGLLAVLGLQLYLLGGTGSINLPYGSPLVNFGQLLTMPAWASYALAALPGLAMLITGYRTAARRRAAGLSAHSLTGVILRAAVVTIGLELAVAYLNQARGVPWMFGLFVVLVVGMNYALTRTQWGRSMTAVGGNREAARRAGINVKAIYTSAFVFCAMFASLGGILAASRLASASQQAGTGDVNLNAIAAAVIGGTSLFGGRGSAYSALLGVIVIQSIASGLTLLDLSSSLRYMITGGVLAIAVIVDSLARRSRASHGRA; this is encoded by the coding sequence ATGACCGGCACGGAAAACCCCACCCCGCTCGATCGCGCCGACATCCGGGTCAGGCATGATGAAGGCGCCAGCGGCGCTATCCGCGCCTTTTGGGATCGGGTGCGCAGCGGCGATCTCGGTGCGCTGCCGGTAGTGGTGGGCCTCATCGTCATCTGGACGGTCTTCACCGCGCTCAACCCGGTCTTCCTGTCGAGCGCGAACCTGGTCAATCTGCTCTTTGATTCCTCCACTGTCGGCGTCATCGCGCTGGGCGTAGTGCTGATGCTGATGGTGGGCGAAATCGATCTGTCCATCGGCTCGGTCAGCGGCTTTTCCTCGGCTTTGCTCGGTGTGCTTTGGGTCAATCAAGGCTGGCCCGTGGCCCTCGCCATTCTCGCCGCCATCGTCGTCGGCGGGCTGATTGGCCTGCTCTATGCCCAACTCTACAACCGCTTCGGTATGCCCAGTTTCGTCGCCACTCTGGCGGGCCTGCTCGCCGTGCTGGGCCTCCAGCTTTACCTGCTCGGCGGTACGGGCTCGATCAATCTGCCCTATGGCTCCCCGCTGGTGAATTTCGGCCAATTGCTGACCATGCCGGCCTGGGCCTCCTATGCCCTGGCGGCATTGCCCGGCCTCGCCATGCTGATCACCGGCTATCGCACGGCCGCCCGGCGCCGGGCTGCGGGGCTCTCCGCCCACTCACTCACCGGCGTCATCCTGCGCGCCGCCGTGGTCACCATCGGGCTCGAACTGGCCGTGGCCTATCTCAACCAGGCGCGTGGCGTGCCATGGATGTTCGGGCTGTTCGTCGTGCTGGTCGTGGGCATGAATTATGCGCTGACCCGCACCCAATGGGGCCGCTCCATGACCGCCGTTGGCGGCAATCGCGAAGCCGCCCGCCGCGCCGGCATCAACGTCAAGGCGATCTATACGAGCGCCTTTGTGTTCTGCGCCATGTTCGCCTCCCTGGGCGGCATTCTGGCCGCCTCCCGGCTCGCCTCCGCCAGCCAGCAGGCGGGCACGGGCGACGTCAATCTCAACGCCATCGCCGCAGCGGTGATCGGTGGCACCAGCCTCTTCGGCGGCCGGGGCAGCGCCTATTCGGCCCTGCTGGGTGTCATCGTCATCCAGTCCATCGCCAGCGGGCTGACCCTGCTCGATCTCAGCTCCTCGCTGCGCTACATGATCACCGGCGGCGT
- a CDS encoding ATP-binding cassette domain-containing protein, whose translation MTDISQAPVLSLRGISKNFGAVSALTDIDLDVNAGEVVALVGDNGAGKSTLVKILSGVHAPSSGTISFGGKEVSLPNPAAALSLGIATVFQDLALCENLDVVANIFLGKEINPLQLDEVAMEIRAWKLLNELSARIPSVREAVASLSGGQRQTVAIARSLLLDPKLILLDEPTAALGVAQTAEVLNLIERVRDRGLGVVMISHNMEDVRAVADRIVVLRLGRNSGVFYPDASNADLVGAITGASDNSVSRRAGRRTNEEARP comes from the coding sequence ATGACAGATATTTCCCAGGCGCCGGTGCTCAGCCTGCGCGGCATTTCCAAGAATTTCGGCGCCGTATCCGCCCTTACCGATATCGACCTCGATGTGAATGCCGGCGAGGTCGTGGCCCTGGTGGGCGACAATGGCGCGGGCAAATCCACCTTGGTCAAAATCCTCTCCGGCGTACACGCCCCGAGCTCGGGAACCATCAGTTTCGGCGGCAAGGAGGTGAGCCTGCCCAATCCCGCCGCGGCTTTGTCGCTGGGCATCGCCACCGTGTTTCAGGATCTGGCGCTCTGCGAAAATCTCGACGTCGTCGCCAATATTTTCCTCGGCAAGGAGATCAACCCGCTCCAGCTCGACGAAGTGGCCATGGAAATCCGCGCCTGGAAGCTGCTCAACGAACTTTCCGCGCGCATCCCCAGCGTTCGCGAAGCCGTGGCGTCCCTTTCGGGCGGCCAGCGCCAGACCGTCGCCATCGCCCGCTCGCTGCTGCTCGACCCCAAGCTCATCCTGCTCGACGAACCCACCGCCGCCCTGGGCGTGGCCCAGACGGCCGAAGTGCTCAACCTCATCGAACGCGTACGCGATCGGGGACTGGGCGTTGTCATGATCAGCCATAATATGGAAGACGTCCGCGCCGTCGCCGACCGCATCGTCGTGCTGCGGCTGGGCCGCAATAGCGGTGTCTTCTACCCCGATGCCTCCAATGCGGACCTGGTGGGCGCCATCACCGGCGCCTCCGACAATTCCGTATCCCGCCGCGCAGGCCGACGCACTAACGAGGAGGCACGGCCATGA
- a CDS encoding ABC transporter substrate-binding protein, with protein sequence MTKFAWKRSAAASALFLLGSTAAFAQAADIANATVAFLMPDQASTRYEEHDSPGFIAEMKKLCETCKVIYQNADADATKQQQQFNSVITQGAKVIVLDPVDSAAAASLVSLAQSQGVKVIAYDRPIPDAKADFYVSFNNEGIGKAIAESLVAHLKANSVLPDSGGILQINGSPTDAAAGLIKDGIHAGLAESGYKTLAEFDTPDWAPPKAQQWASGQITRFGSQIVGVVAANDGTGGGAIAAFKAAGVDPVPPVTGNDATIAALQLIIAGDQYNTISKPSEIVAAAAANVAVQLLKGETPKAEMSLYDTPSQLFTPAVVTAENLKAEIIDKNIVAADLLCVDRYVEGCKALGIIQ encoded by the coding sequence ATGACCAAATTCGCATGGAAACGCAGCGCAGCGGCATCCGCCCTGTTTCTGCTCGGCAGCACGGCGGCCTTCGCCCAGGCCGCCGATATCGCCAATGCCACTGTCGCCTTCCTGATGCCCGACCAGGCCTCGACCCGCTACGAGGAACACGATTCCCCCGGCTTCATCGCCGAGATGAAAAAGCTCTGCGAAACCTGCAAGGTCATCTATCAAAACGCCGATGCCGACGCGACCAAACAGCAGCAGCAGTTCAATTCGGTGATCACCCAGGGCGCCAAGGTCATCGTGCTCGACCCCGTCGACTCCGCCGCCGCCGCCTCGCTCGTCTCGCTGGCCCAAAGCCAGGGCGTCAAGGTCATCGCCTATGATCGACCCATCCCCGATGCCAAGGCCGACTTCTATGTCTCGTTCAACAACGAAGGCATTGGCAAAGCGATCGCTGAATCGCTTGTTGCGCATCTCAAAGCTAACAGTGTGTTACCCGATAGCGGCGGAATCCTGCAGATTAACGGCTCCCCGACCGATGCCGCAGCCGGCCTGATCAAGGACGGCATTCATGCTGGTCTGGCTGAAAGCGGCTACAAAACCCTGGCCGAATTCGACACTCCGGACTGGGCTCCGCCCAAGGCCCAGCAATGGGCCAGTGGCCAGATCACCCGCTTCGGCAGCCAGATCGTCGGCGTCGTCGCGGCCAATGACGGCACTGGCGGCGGCGCTATCGCGGCCTTCAAAGCGGCCGGCGTCGACCCCGTTCCCCCGGTCACCGGCAATGACGCCACCATCGCCGCCCTGCAGCTGATTATCGCGGGCGATCAATACAATACCATCTCCAAACCCAGCGAAATCGTCGCCGCCGCCGCCGCCAATGTCGCGGTGCAATTGCTCAAGGGCGAGACGCCAAAGGCCGAAATGAGCCTTTACGACACGCCCTCCCAGCTCTTCACCCCGGCCGTGGTCACTGCCGAGAACCTGAAGGCCGAGATCATCGACAAGAATATCGTGGCGGCCGACCTGCTCTGCGTCGATCGCTATGTCGAGGGTTGCAAAGCCCTTGGGATCATTCAGTAA